One Diospyros lotus cultivar Yz01 chromosome 1, ASM1463336v1, whole genome shotgun sequence genomic window carries:
- the LOC127802128 gene encoding pentatricopeptide repeat-containing protein At2g03880, mitochondrial, producing MKSSSWMLMKCIARFQASRASVGRLAVQCPQRLLHSLPYSHTSPVAATGEWQSVLIDEFTRCCCQRDLPGAMEAMVSMQKNKIWADPITYSELIKCCLARGAVQQGRLVHAHLFFRGHRPKTFLMNILISMYVKFGLLDDAQELFAEMPERNVVSWTTMIAAYANSRLNDKALECLILMLRDGVTPNMYTYSSVLRACLGLPILRQLHCSVIKIGLDSDVFVRSALIDTYSKWGELDNALHVFDEMVTGDLVVWNSIIAGFAQNTDGDEALHLFKSMKRAGFQADQSTITSVLRACTGLALLELGQQVHVLVLKYNQDLILNNALLDMYCKCGSLEDANFLFSRMSEKDVISWSTMIIGLAQNGFSLEALQLFKSMEVSGTKPNHITILGVLFACSHAGFIEDGQYYFQSMTKHFGLEPTREHYGCMVDLLGRAGKLDEAVKLIHEMECVPDAVTWRTLLGACRVHHNKDLAICAAKQILKLEPHDAGTYILLSNIYANSGRWDDVTEVRRAMKEQGVQKEPGCSWIEVNKQIHAFILGDKSHPQIGAINMELNQLIWRLKELGYVPDTHFVLQDLEGEQKEESLSYHSEKLAIVFGLMNFPREKAIRIRKNLRICGDCHVFAKLLAKMEGRTIVVRDPIRYHHFRNGVCSCRDYW from the coding sequence ATGAAATCCTCTTCTTGGATGTTAATGAAATGCATCGCCCGTTTCCAGGCATCACGGGCCAGCGTTGGGCGTCTAGCTGTTCAATGTCCGCAACGGCTGTTGCATTCACTTCCATACTCTCACACTTCCCCTGTTGCAGCCACCGGAGAATGGCAATCTGTGTTAATCGATGAGTTCACTCGGTGCTGCTGCCAAAGGGACCTTCCAGGGGCCATGGAAGCCATGGTTTCCATGCAGAAGAACAAGATATGGGCCGACCCCATCACCTACTCCGAGCTCATCAAGTGCTGTTTGGCCCGCGGTGCCGTTCAGCAAGGAAGGCTCGTCCACGCCCACCTTTTCTTCCGCGGCCACCGCCCCAAAACCTTCTTGATGAACATTCTGATTAGTATGTACGTGAAATTTGGTCTTTTGGATGATGCACAAGAGTTGTTTGCTGAAATGCCTGAGAGAAATGTTGTTTCCTGGACGACGATGATAGCTGCCTATGCTAATTCTAGGCTAAACGATAAGGCCTTGGAGTGCTTGATTCTAATGCTTAGAGATGGTGTCACGCCTAATATGTACACCTACTCTTCTGTTTTGAGAGCCTGCCTTGGATTACCCATTCTTAGACAGCTTCATTGTAGTGTAATTAAGATTGGGTTAGACTCGGATGTTTTTGTAAGGAGTGCTTTAATCGATACCTACTCGAAatggggtgaattggataatgCCCTGCACGTTTTTGATGAGATGGTGACCGGAGATTTGGTTGTTTGGAACTCGATTATTGCTGGTTTTGCTCAGAACACTGATGGTGATGAGGCCTTACATCTTTTTAAGAGCATGAAGCGAGCTGGGTTTCAGGCCGATCAATCGACAATAACCAGTGTGTTGAGAGCCTGTACGGGATTAGCCCTGCTAGAATTGGGGCAACAAGTCCATGTTCTTGTACTCAAATACAATCAAGATTTGATCTTGAACAATGCTCTTCTTGATATGTATTGCAAGTGTGGCAGCCTGGAAGATGCCAACTTTCTTTTTAGTCGGATGTCAGAGAAGGATGTCATATCTTGGAGCACCATGATCATAGGATTGGCCCAAAATGGTTTTAGTCTCGAAGCATTGCAGTTGTTTAAGTCAATGGAAGTTTCAGGAACCAAACCCAACCACATTACAATCCTTGGGGTTCTGTTTGCTTGCAGCCATGCAGGATTCATAGAAGATGGGCAATACTACTTTCAATCAATGACAAAGCATTTTGGGCTTGAACCTACTAGGGAACACTATGGCTGCATGGTTGATCTCCTTGGAAGGGCTGGGAAGCTTGATGAAGCAGTTAAGCTTATTCATGAGATGGAATGTGTGCCAGATGCTGTGACATGGAGAACTTTGCTTGGTGCTTGCAGGGTACACCATAACAAGGATCTTGCTATATGCGCTGCCAAACAAATTCTAAAGCTTGAGCCTCATGATGCAGGAACTTACATATTATTGTCTAATATTTATGCAAATTCTGGAAGGTGGGATGATGTTACAGAGGTGAGGAGGGCCATGAAGGAGCAAGGAGTTCAGAAAGAACCAGGCTGTAGCTGGATTGAAGTAAATAAACAGATCCATGCTTTCATATTAGGAGATAAGTCACACCCGCAAATTGGAGCTATCAACATGGAGCTGAACCAGTTGATTTGGAGATTAAAAGAACTGGGTTATGTTCCAGACACACATTTTGTCTTGCAAGATCTTGAAGGGGAACAAAAGGAAGAATCCCTTTCCTATCATAGTGAAAAACTGGCTATTGTGTTTGGCTTGATGAATTTTCCAAGGGAGAAGGCTATTAGGATCAGGAAAAACCTCAGGATCTGTGGGGACTGTCATGTCTTTGCCAAACTGTTAGCAAAAATGGAGGGTCGGACCATTGTTGTCAGGGATCCAATCCGGTATCATCATTTCAGGAATGGAGTTTGCTCCTGCAGGGACTATTGGTAG
- the LOC127806365 gene encoding non-specific lipid transfer protein GPI-anchored 2, with translation MLGRLPTGEGSVTLYTALNCSVFTKKSDSTAMMPAIRTTTAIIAVAAALFAAAVAQSPAPAPQSSPEAAAPQSSPAAAPEVAIPPPEGEAPGPSGSSDCLTYLSNMYDCLSYVEEGSNETKPAKACCPELAELVKSHVICLCQLLGGNISETIGIQINVTKALNLPSVCGVQTPPASYCAAFGYPVAGVPVPSEAPSPSTGGGLAPSSGINGNGASAAATAMFSGSGPCFLLGLAAIASLTTLLSF, from the exons ATGTTAGGCCGCCTTCCAACTGGCGAAGGCTCCGTTACATTATATACGGCATTGAATTGCAGCGTCTTCACGAAAAAGTCGGACTCCACAGCCATGATGCCAGCCATCAGAACAACCACCGCCATAATCGCGGTGGCGGCCGCCTTGTTCGCAGCGGCGGTGGCGCAGTCGCCAGCGCCGGCCCCACAATCTTCGCCAGAGGCGGCAGCGCCACAATCGTCGCCAGCAGCGGCGCCGGAAGTAGCAATTCCGCCGCCAGAAGGGGAGGCGCCGGGGCCGTCGGGGTCGTCGGACTGCCTGACTTACCTGTCGAACATGTACGACTGCCTGTCGTACGTGGAGGAGGGGAGCAACGAGACGAAGCCGGCAAAGGCGTGCTGCCCGGAGCTGGCGGAGCTGGTGAAGAGCCACGTGATCTGCCTGTGCCAGCTGCTGGGCGGCAACATCAGCGAGACCATTGGGATACAGATCAACGTCACCAAAGCTCTCAATCTCCCTTCTGTCTGTGGCGTTCAGACTCCTCCTGCCAGCTACTGCGCAg CTTTCGGATATCCAGTAGCAGGAGTTCCAGTGCCAAGTGAAGCTCCTTCGCCATCAACAG GAGGAGGATTGGCACCTTCATCTGGAATCAATGGCAATGGAGCCTCAGCAGCAGCCACTGCAATGTTCTCTGGGTCTGGGCCATGCTTCCTTCTGGGCTTAGCAGCAATTGCATCCCTCACAACTCTCCTCTCATTCTGA